Proteins from a single region of Platichthys flesus chromosome 16, fPlaFle2.1, whole genome shotgun sequence:
- the scaf1 gene encoding splicing factor, arginine/serine-rich 19 — translation MDLTPAPGFKKRAAASSSRHKVGEITWSPPPCSPSLSLSSPSSDPLSPLSTSSSVCASSSVYQDHVKGQTQQTDVSSTSASQAAQSLSTAKPNTICMDFCLHTLIQPSQDCEGKDEKGEMYDPFHPTEGDKEVRMQEGGEGEKYDPFDPTGSPASDTYNGSDKAGGGENMDERGDEEEYPDSTLTDLLSPYLVAKLPLGSKVHCSTIKPGEQRQSADSDHSEIEEGEIVGAAERNQSSKRAERAILSLNSPIVSFFGTKPERILRVLDEDGFVSLCAKGSWEVDREPEEEPVVGVEDLRRKLVSRRKERYLSFPTSSTLSPQPPPPSSHPPASTSSSPLTTPTEQESKKHKSSKSSKDREGQKIKDRKAGEKEERRKKKRKEKVGGGETSKEKEQGHKTGKEVKGMKSSSHKRKKRQHNSPETLQSCNLGRGSDIRHSLSSLSQERHQERFKDKDVYVDRDMDRITKQGRGREKHKEREKNYKSSHRRDDRDLSSRKERERKERHNSSSRERCISKRSKRSREKKEGERERQRERDWLLDGRPVVPPSIQDLNGSDLFAIKRTITVTTTTTTTTVPGSPRLSPTSPCWPKQDPDKPHKRKKKRKWHSTGEVEDRGCCRSRSRSFSPTKYRSFESDRYSEKFEIDVLSLDGEALDSDYPSLEDTPPAGLVPEPPVLSPKTKITLKTERHHQGKKSRTLKKTGKPKSTFSSRIKNKCLSSLMVTSGSPSVSSGLPSTKQAKKLGKDKDRDKCSRKDSGRSGKSNKDSGGSRKGKLQSKVSVLVREGVSSTTGTSVGSGKLGMDMLGPGVTGGSSGGSVVGGSIAVVFCRDNESRSPFLKPCSELPSLGGRSKDLSSMGKRNSLAASPASLTSSAGLKSKKTKPSSITSTSSSSASSPSSSVTKHCRRLAKKTRDKGGAAIVTAACSQANTTAEGWGRTSLDIQSAVGNGNKSVSPHTDQVGPPPCSSSSSTTSVLPPSSSPQQTPPLSIAPLQDTRGSSPDSQTVDSSCKTPDPSFIFENCPTQTSPTLPTSSPASLSAPQGPGLSVTLSTPMAKPPPLDDSSNTLVSPSCSSSSAGCGFTSLSLPPSSSDPSSVSSSSANKPPLPPPPAAHALPWSLQTGVDCTTGGVLALTALLFKMEEANIASRAKAQEFIQATNQILSQANQSQSQQHGPPSSATASSQIPPPPSVPPPHELSPTQFILHSSLPLVGCSKTPTSHLHSSIGGGYIQTPPSIMPSGLSGVTGTSGDTGWDNESKDPDKYLKKLHTQERAVEEVKLAIKPYYQRKDINKDEYKDILRKAVHKICHSRTGEINPVKVSNLVKLYVQRYKYFRKHGRKMDDEERIDREPGALQSSDY, via the exons ATGGACTTGACTCCAGCACCAGGTTTCAAAAAGAGGGCTGCTGCCTCATCTTCCCGACATAAAGTTGGAGAGATTACCTGGAGCCCTCCTCCATGCTCTCCCTCCTTATcgctttcttctccttcatctgaTCCATTGTCACCCCTGTCtacatcctcctctgtctgcgCCAGCTCATCAGTTTATCAGGACCATGTAAAAGGTCAGACCCAGCAGACAGATGTGTCCTCAACTTCTGCCTCTCAAGCAGCGCAATCTCTCTCCACTGCTAAACCCAACACCATCTGCATGGATTTTTGCCTTCACACTTTGATACAGCCAAGTCAAGATTGTGAAGGAAAGGACGAGAAAGGGGAGATGTATGATCCCTTCCACCCAACTGAGGGAGACAAGGAGGTAAGGATGCAGGAGGGTGGAGAAGGGGAGAAATATGACCCATTTGATCCCACTGGTTCCCCTGCATCAGACACATATAATGGGAGTGACAAAGCTGGGGGAGGGGAGAACatggatgagagaggagatgaggaagaatACCCAGATTCCACTTTGACTGATCTGCTAAGCCCCTACCTGGTCGCCAAGCTCCCTTTGGGGAGTAAAGTGCACTGTAGCACTATCAAACCtggagagcagaggcagagtgCTGACTCTGATCACTCAGAGATAGAAGAGGGGGAGATAGTTGGGGCTGCAGAAAGAAATCAAAGCAGCAAGAGAGCAGAAAGAGCAATTCTCTCTTTGAATTCTCCCATCGTCTCCTTTTTTGGTACAAAGCCCGAGCGAATCCTCCGGGTGCTGGATGAGGAtggctttgtgtctttgtgtgcaaaGGGCAGCTGGGAGGTGGACAGGGAACCTGAGGAAGAGCCTGTGGTTGGAGTGGAGGACCTTAGAAGGAAGTTGGTCAGTAGACGGAAGGAAAGATATTTGTCCTTTCCCACTTCGTCCACCCTATCTCCTCAGCcaccccctccttcctcccatcCGCCAGCTTCTACATCCTCTTCACCTCTCACAACTCCTACAGAGCAAGAAAGCAAGAAGCACAAGTCCTCAAAAAGTTCCAAGGACAGAGAAGGACAAAAAATCAAGGATAGGAAAGctggggagaaggaggagagacgaaagaaaaaaaggaaggaaaaagtTGGAGGGGGGGAGACCAGCAAGGAAAAGGAGCAAGGGCACAAGACTGGAAAGGAGGTTAAGGGAATGAAGAGCAGCAGCCataagaggaagaaaagacagCACAACAGCCCAGAGACTTTACAAAGCTGCAACTTGGGCAGGGGGAGCGACATAAGACACTCTTTATCAAGCCTATCTCAAGAAAGACATCAAGAGAGGTTTAAAGATAAAGATGTATATGTAGATAGAGATATGGACAGAATTACAAAGcaaggaagagggagggagaagcacaaagagagggaaaaaaattacaaaagtaGCCATAGAAGAGATGATAGAGATTTAAGCTCAAGAAAGGAAAGGGAAAGGAAGGAAAGACACAATTCAAGTAGCAGAGAGAGATGCATTTCAAAGAGGTCCAAAAGAAGTAGGGAAAAGAAGGAAggtgaaagagagaggcagCGCGAGAGGGACTGGCTGCTTGATGGTCGTCCTGTTGTCCCACCATCTATTCAAGACCTTAATGGATCTGACCTCTTTGCTATCAAGAGAACCATCACAGTCACCActaccacaaccacaaccaccgTACCCGGATCTCCGAGACTTTCCCCAACCTCCCCCTGTTGGCCCAAACAAGACCCCGACAAACCTcacaagaggaaaaagaagagaaaatggcACTCGactggagaggtggaggacaggggATGTTGTCGCAGCCGATCACGGTCATTCTCACCTACAAAGTATCGCAGCTTTGAGTCAGACCGgtattcagaaaaatttgagATTGACGTGTTATCTTTGGATGGTGAGGCTTTGGACTCAGACTATCCATCTTTGGAGGATACACCTCCTGCTGGCCTTGTGCCAGAACCACCTGTCCTCAGCCCCAAAACTAAGATTACCTTAAAGACTGAACGACATCATCAGGGAAAGAAATCTCGCACATTAAAGAAAACTGGTAAACCTAAATCCACCTTTTCCAGTAGAATCAAAAACAAATGCCTCTCCTCACTGATGGTCACTTCAggctctccctctgtctcatcTGGGCTTCCCTCAACAAAGCAAGCCAAGAAATTGGGAAAGGACAAAGATCGAGACAAATGCAGTAGAAAGGATTCCGGTCGCTCTGGCAAGTCCAACAAAGACAGTGGTGGAAGTCGGAAAGGGAAGCTTCAGTCCAAAGTTTCTGTGTTGGTGCGTGAGGGCGTGAGCAGCACCACCGGTACTTCAGTTGGCTCTGGAAAACTAGGCATGGACATGCTAGGGCCAGGAGTTACAGGTGGGAGTTCTGGGGGCTCTGTGGTGGGTGGCTCCATTGCCGTTGTCTTCTGCAGGGACAATGAGAGCAGATCTCCATTTCTCAAACCCTGCTCAGAGCTGCCATCTCTTGGTGGTCGAAGTAAAGATCTGTCCAGCATGGGTAAGAGAAACAGCCTGGCTGCATCACCAGCATCTTTAACTAGTTCTGCAGGACTCAAATCCAAGAAAACTAAACCCAGCTCCATCacatccacttcctcctcctctgcctcctccccctcctcatctGTAACCAAGCACTGCCGTCGCCTGGCCAAGAAGACTCGAGATAAAGGTGGAGCTGCAATAGTAACTGCAGCTTGCAGCCAAGCAAATACCACAGCTGAGGGCTGGGGTAGGACATCTTTAGATATTCAGTCTGCTGTTGGAAATGGGAACAAGTCAGTCAGCCCACATACTGACCAAGTTGGCCCTCCAccctgttcttcctcctcttctaccaCCAGTGTgctcccaccctcctcctctccacaacAAACACCTCCACTCTCTATAGCTCCTTTGCAGGACACCAGGGGTTCTTCTCCAGACTCTCAGACTGTTGACAGTAGCTGTAAAACTCCAGACCCTTCTTTCATATTTGAGAACTGTCCAACTCAGACCAGCCCCACACTCCCAACGTCCAGCCCAGCCAGTCTGTCTGCACCGCAGGGACCTGGCCTCAGTGTCACCTTGTCTACACCCATGGCCAAACCACCTCCTCTAGATGATTCATCCAATACTCTGGTCTCCCCTTCATGCTCATCCTCTTCGGCAGGCTGTGGTTTCACTTCCCTTTCTCTGCCTCCGTCTTCGTCAGACCCCTCCTCTGTATCCTCTTCATCTGCAAAtaagcctcctcttcctccccctccagcaGCACATGCCCTCCCCTGGAGTCTGCAGACTGGAGTGGACTGCACTACTGGAGGAGTTTTGGCAT TGACTGCTCTGCTCTTTAAAATGGAGGAGGCCAATATCGCCAGTAGAGCCAAAGCACAAGAGTTCATTCAAGCAACTAACcag ATCCTCTCACAGGCAAATCAGAGCCAGTCCCAGCAGCATggtcctccttcctctgccaCTGCCTCCTCACAgattcctccccctccctctgttcctccaCCTCATGAGCTGAGCCCAACCCAGTTCATACTCCACAGCTCCCTTCCATTGGTTGGCTGTTCCAAAACTCCAACCTCTCACCTACACTCCTCTATAGGTGGTGGATATATTCAGACTCCCCCCTCAATTATGCCTTCGGGGTTGTCAGGAGTTACTGGAACCTCTGGTGACACTGGATGGGACAATGAGAGTAAAGACCCTGATAAG TACCTAAAGAAACTGCATACCCAGGAGAGGgcagtggaggaggtgaagctcgCCATTAAACCTTACTATCAGCGCAAAGACATCAACAAGGACGAATACAAAGACATCCTAAGGAAAGCTGTGCATAAG ATCTGCCACAGCCGCACAGGAGAAATCAATCCAGTCAAAGTCAGCAACCTTGTAAAGCTATATGTACAGCGCTACAAATATTTTCGGAAACATGGACGCAAAATGGATGACGAAGAGAGAATTGACAGGGAGCCTGGAGCACTACAGTCCTCTGACTATTAg